From a region of the Paenibacillus lutimineralis genome:
- a CDS encoding phosphate ABC transporter substrate-binding protein: protein MKKSMLLVLTIILTLTLAACGQGSSSNNKTANSSDNSSTGNSTNSGNKTELSGSILAVGSSALQPLVEQASQSFMDLNPKVSIQVQGGGSGTGLTQVSGGQADIGNSDVFAAEKLEAGPAAELVDHQVAVVGMATVVNPEITVDNLTKDQLVKIFKGEITNWKDLGGADQKIQIINRPSSSGTRATFEKYALGTKTEDLAGAIQEDSSGTVKKLVKETPGAIGYLALSYLDDSIKAVKYEGVDPTEDNVANGTYPVWAYEHMYTKGEPNEIVKAFLDYMTSDEVQNKDVVELGYIPASKMQVTRDIDGNITK, encoded by the coding sequence ATGAAAAAGAGTATGTTGTTGGTTTTAACGATTATTTTAACTTTAACGCTGGCTGCTTGTGGTCAAGGAAGCAGTTCTAATAATAAGACAGCGAATTCTTCGGACAACTCGTCTACAGGAAATTCCACGAACAGTGGCAACAAGACTGAGCTCTCCGGTTCTATCCTTGCAGTAGGTTCATCGGCATTGCAGCCGCTTGTTGAACAAGCTAGCCAAAGCTTCATGGATCTGAATCCGAAGGTATCGATTCAAGTGCAAGGTGGAGGTAGTGGAACAGGGTTGACGCAAGTATCCGGAGGACAAGCGGATATCGGTAACTCCGACGTATTTGCTGCTGAGAAGTTGGAAGCAGGTCCTGCAGCAGAGTTGGTTGACCATCAAGTTGCTGTAGTAGGTATGGCAACCGTAGTTAACCCAGAAATTACAGTAGATAATCTGACTAAAGATCAGTTAGTTAAAATCTTCAAAGGTGAAATTACAAACTGGAAGGATCTTGGCGGCGCAGATCAAAAAATCCAAATCATCAACCGTCCATCCAGCTCCGGTACACGTGCAACATTCGAGAAATATGCATTAGGTACGAAGACTGAAGACTTGGCAGGCGCGATTCAAGAGGATTCCTCAGGTACGGTTAAGAAGCTGGTTAAAGAAACACCAGGAGCTATCGGCTACCTTGCGCTCTCTTATCTTGATGACTCCATCAAAGCTGTGAAGTATGAAGGTGTAGATCCGACTGAAGATAATGTTGCGAATGGTACTTATCCGGTATGGGCTTACGAGCATATGTACACGAAGGGTGAGCCAAATGAAATCGTGAAGGCTTTCCTGGACTACATGACCTCTGATGAAGTACAAAATAAAGATGTTGTCGAGCTTGGATATATCCCAGCTAGCAAAATGCAAGTAACACGCGATATCGATGGCAACATCACTAAGTAA
- the nrdR gene encoding transcriptional regulator NrdR: protein MRCPYCDYMGTKVLDSRPANENRSIRRRRECEKCSRRFTTFEMVEEMPLIVIKKDGSREEFNRDKLLRGLMRACEKRPVSVEQLESAVSAVERQMRHSANAEVESREIGELVMEQLYPVDEVAYVRFASVYRQFKDINMFMKELNSLLSKPASEE from the coding sequence GTGAGATGTCCGTATTGTGACTATATGGGGACGAAGGTGCTTGATTCGAGGCCAGCTAACGAGAATCGCTCGATCCGCCGCCGTCGTGAATGTGAGAAATGCAGCCGACGTTTTACTACCTTTGAGATGGTGGAGGAAATGCCGCTCATCGTCATTAAGAAAGACGGCAGCCGCGAGGAATTCAATCGCGATAAGCTGCTTAGAGGACTGATGCGTGCTTGTGAGAAAAGACCGGTATCCGTGGAGCAATTGGAGTCTGCCGTATCCGCGGTAGAGCGTCAGATGCGCCACTCTGCGAACGCAGAAGTGGAAAGCCGTGAGATCGGCGAATTGGTCATGGAACAGCTGTATCCGGTTGATGAGGTTGCTTATGTCCGATTCGCCTCGGTATATCGTCAATTCAAGGATATTAACATGTTCATGAAGGAATTGAACAGCTTGCTCTCCAAGCCTGCGAGCGAGGAGTAA
- a CDS encoding alpha/beta-type small acid-soluble spore protein → MAQNSNSNNLVVKQASGALEQMKYEVAQELGINFPQDGYAGNLTSYENGSIGGYITKRLVTIAEQQLAGQFK, encoded by the coding sequence ATGGCGCAAAATTCTAACTCTAACAACCTGGTAGTAAAACAAGCTTCCGGTGCACTCGAGCAAATGAAATACGAAGTTGCTCAAGAGCTTGGCATTAATTTCCCACAAGATGGATACGCTGGTAACCTGACTTCTTACGAAAACGGTTCGATCGGTGGTTACATTACTAAACGTTTGGTAACAATCGCCGAACAACAATTGGCAGGCCAATTCAAATAA
- a CDS encoding lytic transglycosylase domain-containing protein, with amino-acid sequence MRLLRKKRVLLLLFLGFVAILFFNSAWLSMFYPIYYKEEIKQHAQENGLDPLIVAAIIKAESNYKVGAESRKGALGIMQIMPGTAEWIIDQAKYEKVHLDQVKNEIDVNVRIGTWYLNYLSEQFDGNIIAVIAAYNAGPTHVKNWIKSKRWDGQLNTVDDIPFPETRNYVLRVTHYYKQYSEIYDDF; translated from the coding sequence ATGAGGTTGCTGCGGAAGAAGAGAGTGCTGCTTTTGCTGTTTCTTGGTTTTGTTGCCATTTTGTTTTTTAATTCCGCATGGTTATCCATGTTCTATCCGATCTATTATAAAGAAGAGATTAAGCAGCATGCGCAGGAGAATGGTCTGGATCCGTTGATCGTGGCTGCGATTATCAAGGCGGAATCAAACTATAAAGTAGGTGCCGAATCGAGGAAGGGTGCGCTCGGCATCATGCAGATTATGCCAGGCACGGCCGAATGGATTATTGATCAGGCTAAGTATGAAAAAGTACATCTTGATCAAGTAAAGAACGAGATTGATGTAAATGTCCGAATTGGAACTTGGTATTTGAATTATTTATCAGAGCAATTTGACGGAAATATAATTGCTGTGATCGCGGCCTACAATGCAGGTCCTACTCATGTGAAAAACTGGATTAAGAGCAAGAGATGGGACGGTCAGTTGAATACTGTCGACGACATACCTTTTCCGGAGACAAGGAATTATGTCCTTCGGGTAACTCATTATTATAAACAATATTCCGAGATATATGATGATTTTTAA
- the coaE gene encoding dephospho-CoA kinase (Dephospho-CoA kinase (CoaE) performs the final step in coenzyme A biosynthesis.), protein MNIGLTGGIATGKSTVSHMLVSLGAELIDADVIARGIMEPGHPVLAKVAEHFGEDILNPDGTLNRKQLGAVVFSDPEQRKVLNELTHPAIRNEMAARMKALEAADPHRLVVCDIPLLYESGQEGLYEQIMVVYVPREVQLERLMERDNLTLEQASSRLAAQMDIELKKSKADVLIDNHYGLDETKHQIEKFWREKVSI, encoded by the coding sequence ATGAATATCGGACTAACCGGTGGGATAGCAACCGGAAAGAGCACGGTCTCTCATATGCTTGTGTCCTTAGGAGCAGAGCTGATCGATGCCGATGTCATCGCCAGAGGAATCATGGAGCCGGGGCACCCGGTTCTTGCTAAAGTTGCTGAGCATTTCGGAGAGGATATTCTGAATCCGGACGGAACTTTGAATCGCAAGCAGCTTGGGGCAGTTGTATTCTCGGATCCAGAGCAGCGTAAAGTGCTGAATGAATTGACTCATCCAGCAATCCGCAACGAGATGGCAGCGAGAATGAAAGCACTGGAAGCGGCTGATCCTCATCGCCTGGTCGTTTGTGATATTCCTCTGCTATATGAATCGGGACAGGAAGGGCTCTATGAGCAGATTATGGTCGTATATGTTCCAAGGGAAGTTCAGCTAGAACGATTGATGGAACGTGACAATCTTACTTTGGAACAGGCAAGTTCAAGGCTGGCAGCACAGATGGATATAGAATTGAAGAAGAGTAAAGCCGATGTTCTGATTGACAACCATTATGGATTGGATGAGACGAAGCATCAAATCGAGAAATTCTGGCGGGAAAAGGTTTCTATATGA
- the mutM gene encoding DNA-formamidopyrimidine glycosylase, whose protein sequence is MPELPEVETVRRTLSELVVGKTIQSVTVSLPRIIQKPDDIRQFEMDLAGHRILEMGRRGKFLRFIMDGVVLVSHLRMEGRYGLYHSSDPVEKHTHVIFHFTDGTELRYKDVRQFGTMHLFAAGDEFNHKPLSKLGLEPLDDSFTYEAFRDVMAKRTTKIKVALLNQEYVVGLGNIYVDEALFRAGIHPETPACELSDDLLRKLHTMILETLNEAVEAGGSSIKSYVNGQGEMGMFQQSLRIYGRKDESCVVCGHPVEKTVVGGRGTHYCPSCQPLKRTSIKRTKSKHSTASSNSKVDGEVRG, encoded by the coding sequence ATGCCGGAATTACCGGAGGTAGAGACGGTTAGAAGAACATTGTCGGAACTTGTTGTTGGCAAGACAATTCAGTCGGTTACGGTATCATTGCCGCGAATTATTCAAAAGCCCGATGATATCAGACAGTTTGAGATGGATCTTGCGGGGCATCGTATTTTGGAGATGGGCCGCAGAGGGAAGTTTTTGCGCTTTATTATGGACGGAGTTGTTCTCGTCTCTCATTTGAGAATGGAAGGACGTTACGGTCTGTATCATAGCAGTGATCCGGTTGAGAAGCATACGCATGTTATTTTCCATTTTACAGATGGAACGGAGCTTAGATATAAGGATGTGCGTCAGTTCGGGACGATGCATTTATTCGCGGCCGGAGATGAGTTCAATCACAAACCTTTGTCTAAGCTGGGACTTGAACCGCTGGATGATTCGTTTACGTACGAGGCTTTCCGCGATGTTATGGCTAAACGAACGACAAAAATTAAGGTGGCGCTCTTGAACCAGGAATATGTGGTGGGGCTTGGCAATATTTATGTAGATGAGGCGTTGTTCCGTGCCGGGATTCATCCTGAGACTCCAGCTTGCGAACTAAGTGATGATCTGCTTCGCAAGCTCCATACCATGATCTTGGAGACATTAAATGAAGCGGTTGAAGCTGGTGGGTCCTCCATTAAGTCCTATGTAAATGGACAGGGAGAGATGGGAATGTTCCAGCAATCGCTACGCATCTATGGACGGAAGGATGAGTCATGCGTAGTCTGTGGTCACCCCGTCGAGAAGACGGTCGTTGGAGGCCGCGGAACGCATTACTGCCCAAGCTGTCAGCCTTTGAAGCGGACAAGCATTAAAAGGACTAAATCCAAACATTCCACAGCTTCTTCGAATTCTAAAGTCGACGGTGAGGTGAGAGGATGA
- the polA gene encoding DNA polymerase I: MEKLILIDGNSIIYRAFFAMPPLTSSSGVHTNAVYGFTNMLLRLLQEEEPSHILVAFDAGKETFRHEGYQDYKGGREKTPPELSEQFPIMRELLQSFGIAWFELPGYEADDIIGTMSKQAEEAGNNVLVVTGDKDMLQLVSDRVKVALTRKGITEVEPYGVQEIEERYGLRPEQIIDLKGLMGDASDNIPGVPGIGEKTALKLLHQFGSVEEVLARTDELKGKMKENLVSHAEDARMSKQLATIFREVPVERSWGDMAFSGVLGEPAAQMLRKLEFKSLLERLSFAHGSDEEAENGGQSLKEVQVTIINAETIQQLVEALPQVQNMMVESYGENPHQAVLMGVILSTEDHHFYLSPEILQAEYASPVIKWLGDESIKKHGYDLHRADLTLHWQGVAFGGAEYDIQLAAYLLDPTNNDQTVSGLAAKYGIGAVAADEEVYGKGAKFKVPDQDRLSQHLARKSAALLQILPLQKEELEQVEMNRLFYELEMPLSRILADMEKQGVAVNRDTLIDLGAEFEAQISTLIAKIYERAGLEFNLNSPKQLGEVLFDKLQLPVIKKTKTGYSTDAEVLEKLAPYHDIVQYILEYRQLAKLQSTYIEGLLKEIHPKTGKVHTYFRQTIAATGRLSSQFPNLQNIPIRLEEGRKIRKAFIPSEEGWFMLSADYSQIELRVLAHISRDKGLQEAFLHDMDIHTKTAMDVFGVAADQVDANMRRSAKAVNFGIVYGISDYGLSQNLNITRKEAARFIDQYFDAFEGVRAYMDDIVKEAKHNGYVKTLLERRRYLPEINASNFNLRSFAERTAMNTPIQGTAADIIKLAMILMDDALREHNLKSRMLLQVHDELVFEVPPEEMELMTTLVPRTMERALELLVPLKAEVSSGVNWYEAK, from the coding sequence ATGGAAAAATTGATTCTTATTGATGGGAATAGTATTATATATCGTGCTTTCTTTGCGATGCCGCCTCTGACCAGCTCCAGTGGCGTGCATACGAATGCGGTTTATGGCTTCACCAATATGCTGTTGCGTTTGCTCCAGGAGGAGGAGCCCAGTCATATTCTGGTGGCTTTTGATGCGGGTAAGGAGACGTTCCGCCATGAAGGCTATCAGGACTATAAAGGTGGCCGCGAGAAGACTCCACCAGAGTTGTCTGAGCAATTTCCAATTATGCGCGAGCTGCTCCAAAGCTTCGGGATTGCTTGGTTCGAGCTGCCCGGCTATGAGGCCGACGATATTATCGGAACGATGAGTAAGCAAGCCGAAGAAGCCGGGAACAATGTGCTGGTCGTCACCGGTGACAAGGACATGCTCCAGCTTGTCTCGGATCGGGTGAAGGTGGCGCTTACTCGTAAAGGAATCACCGAGGTTGAGCCTTACGGTGTTCAAGAGATAGAAGAGAGATATGGTCTGCGTCCGGAGCAGATTATTGATTTGAAAGGCCTCATGGGAGACGCATCTGATAACATCCCCGGTGTTCCGGGAATCGGTGAGAAGACCGCTCTGAAGCTGCTTCATCAGTTCGGATCAGTAGAGGAAGTTTTGGCCCGTACGGATGAATTGAAGGGTAAGATGAAGGAAAATCTGGTGAGCCATGCGGAAGATGCCCGGATGAGCAAGCAGCTGGCGACGATATTCCGCGAGGTTCCTGTCGAGCGTTCCTGGGGTGACATGGCCTTCAGCGGAGTATTGGGAGAACCAGCGGCGCAAATGCTGCGCAAGCTGGAGTTCAAATCGCTGCTTGAGCGCCTATCCTTCGCTCACGGCAGTGACGAAGAGGCAGAAAACGGAGGCCAGAGCCTGAAAGAGGTACAGGTTACGATCATCAATGCTGAGACGATACAGCAGCTTGTTGAGGCGTTGCCGCAGGTGCAGAATATGATGGTGGAGTCCTATGGGGAGAATCCGCATCAAGCGGTTTTAATGGGTGTCATTCTATCAACAGAGGACCATCATTTCTACCTGAGCCCGGAAATATTACAGGCTGAGTATGCGTCGCCAGTCATTAAATGGCTTGGTGATGAGAGTATCAAGAAGCATGGCTATGATCTGCATCGAGCAGATCTTACCTTGCATTGGCAGGGGGTAGCCTTTGGTGGAGCCGAGTATGATATTCAGCTTGCTGCCTATTTACTGGACCCGACAAATAATGACCAGACCGTAAGCGGCCTAGCTGCGAAGTATGGTATTGGGGCCGTTGCGGCAGATGAAGAGGTATATGGAAAAGGAGCCAAGTTCAAGGTTCCTGACCAGGATCGGCTTAGTCAGCATTTAGCACGTAAGAGTGCGGCTCTATTGCAGATTTTGCCGCTGCAGAAGGAAGAACTCGAACAGGTTGAAATGAATCGCTTGTTCTATGAGTTAGAGATGCCGCTATCGCGGATTCTGGCTGATATGGAGAAGCAGGGCGTGGCTGTGAACCGTGATACCTTAATCGATTTAGGGGCCGAGTTCGAGGCGCAGATTAGCACGCTTATTGCGAAGATCTATGAAAGAGCCGGATTGGAATTTAATTTGAACTCGCCGAAGCAATTGGGTGAGGTTCTGTTTGATAAGCTACAGCTTCCAGTGATCAAGAAGACGAAGACCGGGTACTCTACGGATGCCGAGGTGCTGGAGAAGCTGGCGCCTTATCATGATATTGTGCAGTATATCCTGGAATATCGTCAGCTTGCCAAGCTGCAGTCTACTTATATCGAAGGATTGCTTAAGGAAATTCATCCGAAGACGGGAAAAGTGCATACTTATTTCCGGCAGACAATCGCTGCAACTGGCCGTTTAAGTAGTCAGTTCCCGAATTTGCAGAACATTCCGATTCGACTGGAGGAAGGACGGAAGATCCGCAAAGCATTTATTCCTTCGGAAGAAGGCTGGTTCATGTTATCTGCCGACTATTCTCAGATCGAGCTGCGCGTCCTTGCGCATATTTCGAGGGATAAGGGCTTGCAGGAGGCTTTCCTGCATGATATGGACATCCACACGAAGACTGCGATGGATGTATTCGGGGTCGCTGCCGATCAGGTAGATGCAAATATGCGTCGTTCTGCCAAAGCAGTCAATTTCGGGATTGTATATGGGATTAGCGATTATGGCCTATCCCAGAATTTGAATATAACACGTAAGGAAGCGGCAAGATTTATCGATCAATATTTTGACGCCTTCGAGGGTGTTCGTGCTTATATGGATGACATTGTTAAGGAAGCGAAGCATAATGGCTATGTAAAAACATTGCTGGAGCGCCGACGTTATTTGCCGGAGATTAATGCTTCTAACTTCAATCTGCGTTCATTCGCGGAGCGTACAGCGATGAATACGCCAATCCAAGGAACAGCCGCGGATATTATTAAGTTGGCTATGATCCTGATGGATGATGCGTTGCGGGAACATAACTTAAAGAGCCGCATGCTGCTTCAGGTACACGATGAATTGGTTTTTGAGGTTCCGCCTGAGGAGATGGAGCTTATGACAACGCTTGTCCCTAGGACGATGGAACGGGCACTTGAATTGTTAGTACCGCTTAAGGCTGAGGTTAGCAGCGGTGTGAATTGGTATGAAGCAAAATGA
- the phoU gene encoding phosphate signaling complex protein PhoU, which translates to MIQRREFDQNLNELRELLQKMGEHVEHALVEAVAALKSLDSKRAKDIIDRDRELNQMEEQVMEIGSRLIVTQQPVAKDLRRILVAFRISSDLERMGDLAIDIAKVTLRLEGQTLIKPLVDIPKLAELVVVMIQESLQSYLDENTDLAYKMAKDDDEVDHLYSQTITDLYKIIIDHPESLHQAMSLTLVGRYIERIADHATNIGESAVYLVTGHRPDLNH; encoded by the coding sequence ATGATACAAAGACGAGAGTTTGATCAGAATTTGAATGAGCTCCGTGAATTGCTGCAGAAGATGGGGGAACATGTGGAGCATGCGCTGGTTGAAGCCGTTGCTGCTTTGAAGAGTCTGGATTCCAAGCGGGCCAAAGACATCATAGATCGTGACCGTGAGCTGAACCAGATGGAGGAGCAGGTGATGGAGATCGGCTCGCGTCTTATCGTTACACAGCAGCCGGTAGCTAAGGATTTGCGTAGAATTTTAGTTGCTTTCCGGATCTCCAGTGACTTGGAACGGATGGGGGATCTAGCGATTGATATCGCCAAGGTGACGCTTCGTCTTGAAGGTCAGACATTGATCAAGCCGCTTGTGGACATTCCAAAACTTGCCGAGCTCGTTGTAGTAATGATTCAAGAGTCGCTGCAATCCTATCTTGACGAGAATACGGACCTGGCTTACAAAATGGCTAAAGACGATGATGAAGTCGATCATCTGTACAGTCAGACTATAACCGATCTGTATAAGATTATTATTGATCATCCAGAATCGCTGCATCAGGCCATGTCCTTAACCTTGGTCGGCCGTTATATCGAACGGATTGCCGATCACGCTACGAATATCGGGGAGAGTGCCGTATATTTAGTGACAGGGCATCGTCCTGACCTTAATCACTAA